The genomic DNA GCACGCCGCCTTGGTAGTCGACTGTTCTTCGAGGCTTTATCTTTCGCTTCCTGTCGTCGCCGCTGGAACGAGTGACTGCGGCCTGGTAGGCAGCCTGTTCGAGGACCTCTTCGTTGTCTGGGTGGAGGGGTTCGAGGTAGCGAGACGGGCGCCATGTGCCGTTGGCAGCGGGCTTTGAGGGGCCTGGGAGCGGGTTGCCGTGCTGGTCTGAGGGTACAGTGGGCGCAGTCATGGTTGTTGTGGATATGTTTGCGAGAGAAGTGTTACTGTGCGAGAATAAGAATAAATGGCGGATTTTATTTTGTGCCAAACGCCGCGTTCCGTCTTTTGCTTATTCTTTTCTTTACTTTTTCGAACTTTTCCCCTGTATTCCCACCCCCGCGATGCCCTTGTAACCGCAGCGATGGTATACGATCCGATCCGGGACTGCGACGTCCCCTCCCCCACCCCCGCCGTACGCCGCTCCAGCAGCCTCCGAGGCCTCCTCAACGATGCCCCCGCCCCCGTCCCCATCCACGAGGACGCCGAGAGCCACAGGCCGACGCTCAGCAACATCCTCAACGACGCACCCCGCCATCGCAGCATGTTGCCCCCGCAGCAGCCCATACACCCAGAGCTCGCACGCTCACCGTCCATGAGCCTCTCGCCCAGAAGCCAGAACCACTCGCTGCCATATGCAGGCTCACGTCCAGGTTCGGCTGCCGGGTCAGCGCATCCATTCGGGCATGATCCCAGGCAGGGCACCCTGTCGCCAGTCTTGTCTGCGAGACACATGTCTGAAGATCACCCGAGACCGACGTCGTCGAGTTCTGCCAGTGGGCGCCGCTACACTGAGCCTGTTGTGCACACACCTGTCGCAGCAGGACATTTTAGTTCATCGGCGTATCGTCCTCGGCAGACATCTACGCCAGGCCACCCTTCGTCGTCTTATGCGCCCCGTTTCACGCCACAGCCTACCACCACACCGTCGTCGCCTGCCACATCGCAACACACGCCGTATACCCCTTACCATTCTGCGCCTTCTCGCACAATACCTTATATCCCTCATCGACAGTCTGCACCGTCATCTGTTCTTCGTCCAATCTACCCAGATGAAATCGCCCGTCTTCGTCAACTAGCGCACACTAACAATCCCCTTCGGCGAAAACCCGCAAGAGTTCCTGAACATACACCGGTCCCCAGGAGAAGCTTACCGAGCGAGAATGATCATTCGTATTTCCCTCCTCAGGCGACCCACCACACCCAGcaacaccagcagcagcagcagtggGACGATCGCCGACCTTCTGCTCCGCCATCTGACATCTCTCATCGAGGTCCTACGCCATCCAGCACCCCTGGTGCGCCACATTCAAGCTATAGCCAGTACCCGCCCAACTGGGAAGCTCAAACGCCCGGCAGTAACGGCAATGGCAATGGCAATGGCAATGTCAATGAGGACAAGTCTGGCCGGTTAGGtaaaagaagagcaagagacgaagaggaggacggtgatgatgagcggAATAAAAAAGTTGTATCAGGTCCCGTGGCAGGGCAAGTGTATAGCAAAAAAGTGGCTGCTGTCGCCGAGCACTGTATGTTCTTAATCATCTCTTTGACTTTTATTCTCCTTTTGGAGGCTGATGTGGTGGGCAGATAATGCGCGACCAGAAGTAGGCGTCGAGCGCCGTGAATTCTCTCCCATTATCGGTCTCAAAAAATTCAACAATTGGATCAAATCGGTGCTCATTGGGAAATTTGCACATAGACCTCGGGGAAAAGTTTTAGATGTAGggtgtggaaaaggaggggATTTGAACAAGTGGAAACAAGCTAGGATCGGGCTTTATGTCGGGCTCGGTAAGTCCACCCATCGTCTTTTGGCTGGCTGCACCAGGCTGATGAGAATGTGGGGTTGTGTGGTTGAATAAAGATGTGGCGGATCAGTCGGTACAGCAAGCGGCAGATAGGTACAGGCGGATGCCTAGACCTGGATTTGACGCATTCTTCTATGCTCATGATTGTTTCTCTGTACgtcccctttccctcgttttttttccttttatcttcctcatgTTACATGTTAATCGTATCTTGTCATCttgtcctcctccccttctcctccccaacGCCCCTCTTTTGAATTTTCCTCCTATAGAACCCACTGAGTGACGTCCTCAGCCCCGAACTTCAGATCAAAGACCTCTACGACAATGTCACCATGCAATTCTGCATGCATTATGCATTTGAGAATGCCgcaaaggcaaggatgatgattgaGAATGTATCGAGATATCTCCGCCGGGGAGGATCTTTATCGGAACAATCCCTAATGCTGAATTACTCTTGCAAgttttttttcctttccccccccctcccccctttcttttccccttctttttttctggATTCGAAACCGATGCTGACGGCAGTTTACATCCCACACAGAGAAAGACTGAACGAGTTACCAGAAcatgatgaagaacttCGATTTGGCAATTCGTGCTACTCTATTCAATTTAGAGAGAGGCAGCATAAGGGCGTGTACGGACACGACTATCGATTCTATTTAACAGATGCGGTGGAGGACGTCCCAGAGTACCTCGTGGACTGGGAAAATTTCGTCTCGTGCGtttattctttttttttctggTTATGTAACAGTACCGTACTTACCCTCCCCACCCCCCATACTTTGCAGGTTGGCTTCCGAGTCTGGTCTTCGATTGGTCTACAAAAGGGCGTTTCATGAAATTCTtcaggaagaaaaagatagCAGAGATTTCGGCCCACTCTTGGGTAAAATGGGAGTGCTGAATGAATATGGGGAGAGTGCGATGGATGCGGACCAGTGGGAAGCTGCGAGTAAGTTTTTGCAAGAAAACGATAACCCCCCTCCCGCCCCCTTTGTGAAAGAATTGTGCTCACCCTTGATTTGATCACAGATTTGTATATGGGTTTTGCGTTTGAAAAAATGTGATTTCAACAACCAACACACACAGATATTAGACAACGCAACTTGACGACGACTTAATCATATCATGTACATTGGGCTCATGATTGGGCTcatgtttcttttttttttctgcttGTCGGATTTGATTCATTTTCATGATGAATAGggattggaggaagggggGGAAgtaggaaaaaaaaagaaaagcaCATAGGAATAcccctttctttttttcagGGCCCTTAAGAGGTCAATTGGGATCTGAGCCACAGTGGTTGTACTGTATGTTAAGTATTTTCTTGGCCTTCGTTTTCGATACCACGAGGATATATATAAAAAATGCATTTGCAGTTTCCGCCAACTTCTCTTAAAAGAGTTGAGAGGCGGTGGCCCTCGGCGAACCGCAGTTAAAGTCCTAGGATTCTATGACAGATATGGGTGGGGCGCAATGTCCTAGCGTTCCATGACTTGAATCAGAAACCTTGCTCCGCTAAATAATCAGTCTTTTGTGGTAATGTACTCATCAGTCTGTGAAACCTGTCAACCCAAACGACAAAATACTCACGACCTCGAGGTAAAAGGTAGCAGGTTTAAAAGCTATTGGCTTCCCCGTCCACCCGGCTACAGCATACCTAACAGTATTGACCCATCCGACTCTTTTCTCACATCAGTATAAAACTTTCATGACTGTTGACACATAAATTGGTTCTTTGCTCACAAGTCCAAATGGTTCACTCCCACCAGCGTACCCCTATATTCGCCCCACATTGCACTATGGACAGAGACTAATCCATCATTTGGTCCTTCCTTTGCATAGATGATCGAATGAGGCCATTTAAAAGTATCAAGCAAACCGGGGTCGAAACTGGCGCCCCAGGAATAATACTTGACGTCTTCGCTATCAGTCACCTCCGTATTGAATTCTTTCATCGAGTTCGTGCCCAAAGCACTGAATGCCGAGCCATCACCAGATTGTGGGAGACGCATAGTTTCTAATAGCCCAAGTAATGCTGGTAATCGCTCTCGTCCGATGACGTTATCAATTAGATAGTCAGCGAAAGGTGACCCACGGTGAGGGGTGGAGATAGTCGTTAGAGAGATTGGCTTGAAGGACTTGTCTTTGATCTGAGATACGAGATACCGACAGTCAAGACCGCCCTGAGAATTTGTATCAGATATCATGATGATGTCTTagtgaaggagaagaaagtaTTACTAACCATGCTATGACCTATTAAGTTGATTTCCCGCCCGGGATATTTCTCCGAGATGAAATCTGCGAGAATTCGAGCACGGTCTTTTATAGATGAAGTAGCAGGTACTCTAGCAATTAAGACTTCTACGCCGTTTGATTCTAATACTTCCCTTATACCCCTCCAGTGGGATATTTGAAGACTGCGCTCTGTCAGCGCCAGCTTGAAAAGAGTCCATGATGACATACGGCGGCATGCTGGCGGGACCAAGGTAATCAAACCCTAAGAGACCGTGACAGAACACTACAGGGTGCTTTGGCGACCGATCTTGTCATTACTTCATAAGCGATGATCTCACTAATGTAGGTATTCCACGTACATTTTTTCCTTAGcttttcctgctcctcttcaaccgTGTCTGCTTTGTCTTCGTcgctcatcatctgatCCACTTTCCCCTTATTTCCTTTCCACCACCCACTTGCCCAAGTGCCCCAGTCATCCTGTGCGGAAGACGTAGAGAAATTCGGCCTTGCAAAATCTAGACTGGGCTTTGACGGGAAAGACACgcgagggagagagaaattAAAATTGGGCATGATCTTCGTGCCGGATGACTCTCCGGCCGACTTGGCAGTGGGAGTGGACAAAAGCCCAGTTATTGTCCTTTGAAGGTGTAAAGAAGGAGCATCTGAGGACGCAGAACCTCTACGACGCGACGATAGTTCCAGAGGCAAGCCGGTAGTAGGATCAAGGTCAGGGAAAGGCTCGTCTGACAGTGCTGTGGTAGGCCCCGATCTTTGCCATGAGCTCGACCCTTCACCTGCTCCCAGAGCAATGCCTTCTGATAGGGACCATTGCCGTCCATGCTGTGGTCGTTCAAGGGACGGGCAACTCACGCTTGATGTTGGTAGCGTAGATCTTGCAAGCTGAGTGAGTAGACGAGGATGCCGCAGCCGTAAAGACATAGGATAGTGAGCGAGAGGGGGCTCTGGTATGGGTGAGGGACAGGTTCTGTCAAATGATGATTCAAGGCTtgaggagagagacgaTGGTGATATTGAAGTGTGTATCGCCTCGTCTATCAGAGCAGGTACAGGGCGGTTGGATTCCTCCGTTTCTTTCAGATGTATAAGTAGCGGCTCTGCCCTTTGCTTGCCTTTGCGTCTACTCTTAGCAGCTTCATCTGCTATTTCAGTGGATGGCGGcggttgatgatgacgaatGTCGGAAGAAGGCTGTGAGCTAAGGGTCTGACGTGTGGAACTGCCAATGTTGTGCGGATGAGACATTGCCTTCGCAGGATGGTATAGGACTCTGGTGGATCTTGGGAGCATTCACGTCGGAGTACGGGAGAATAATGTTGTCGATGAAACACAGATATGGACCGATGGTGTTGGAGATGACCGCATAATCGACTTATAAACGACCGATCGACGATGTCACTGTCGACGTCATGATTTATGCTGTTTGTTTTCATTCAAGCGAAACATTCATCTCCTATATATCCTTCGAAAGCGTACTTTCTACTTCTTGTTaccctttcctttgccaAGTTAACTGCAATGTCTTCCCCCCATAAACAATTTAAACTCCCGTCGCATCAGGGCAGAAAACTCAATGAGCCCCTCCTGCCACTGCATCTCGCCTTGGCCTGGATAATCATTCGTGTTTTCCCCATCAACATCGATCTACAGAGCTTACCTGTGTATTCTTCGCAGTTCACGCAGAGGGTGCTCCACATTGTGGCTCGTGAAATACTAGATGTAAGTGTGCATTCAAACCACGTTCCTCAAATTCAATTTTTGACTGACTGTTCTACAGGTTGGAAGCGAGCCAGCAACTTTCGGATCTCTTAAGGAGGAACTTGACCGTCTCGTCAAGGCCGAAACCATACAAATAATcaaaaagaatgaaaagaagaggttgagaggCGTTCATATTGAACATGAgtttgaagatgctgaGGAAAATCGAAGCTGGCTTGGTGACATGGTAATGAAAAACTATCTGTCTGTCAATGTCAACTAACCGACTTACTAGAGCGACAGATTCGATGACGTAGCAGATGGTTGTAGTTTTATCGATGGCAAGTATTTGGCTAGTTTTTTCAAAAGCCGCATCCATATCCTGACACTGCCTTAGGTCTGGATAAGGAGTTACGAGAAAGACTGAACTATGGGGACGACGATGAGGTAAGCGCTTGGATAACAGTATTTTGCTGATCAGTGCAGCCGATTGAAATGCCCCCTCCAATAGTGCGTTCCATTTCTCCAGTAACCTTCCTGCTATCCTAAACTATTTCCATAGGAGCGACACTCGCCCCTTGGCATATTTTGCAGAAATCTCATCAACATACTCCGCAAACTTTCCTTCGATGAGACTGCCCATCTTTCAAGGGAGGTAACGAAATGGTGTGGAGTAGGGTCTAGCGGGTCATCGAGACCGGTAACTGCGTGGTCTCTTGATCGTAAGTTTGATGTGATCTGGGAGAGGTTGTGGCTAATTGTGGCTAACTCAACCGACAGGTAAATCTGGCATGGAGGACAACTTGGACAAAAGGATTCAAGCTATGCAAGAGTACGCAATTTCCATTTCATTTATAGTATATGACTAACTATTTTATTAGCTATCAGACAGCAAACTCGTCAGCTGACTATTCCGGGGCCCTAGCGTCCTTACGAGGGTTTTATGATTATCAGTTCCCTTCCGCCAACAAAGGGCAACACCAACATGCTTTACTAAACATTGCCGTATTTCATTACTCAACAGGAGGCCTAGAATTTGCGCGGTCGGTGAGCTGAGTACCCTCCATGGTGTTATATCTAGGGCTTACAAGATATTAAGGCCATTGATGAGGCCATCCGCGTGGCAAGGACGGCCGATGACAAAGCATGTCTTCAGCACTGTACTAGGTGAGCTTCGCTGCAGCTAATACTCCAGGACTGTCCTCATGATATCCAGTCTTTCGCAGCGTCTTGAGGCAGAAGTCAACTCTCTGGCTTTTACAGCTACTGAAACGGTGAAAATTCACCAGACACCAATACCTGTCTCTCGCCTGCCCAACGTCTCCACGCCGATGGATGAGCTATGGACAGTGAAAACCGCCCTTGACCTTGTAATGATTTTTATCGGCTCATGTGATATCTTGAATGGGCTGATGCCTTACAATAGGGTGAACCTGTGCACATTGCATTCCGACGCATTCATGCTGCGTTGGGTAAGGAGTACCAAACCGAGGccttggatgatgaagatgagcgTCTGTCTTCAAAGCAGTGGGCGACTGGACAAGGACTCGAGGAGACTGCCTGGTATGCAACTCAAGCTGGGCTATGGAATCTTCTCGGTGAGTACGCCAGTATGACTTTGGAGACTTTATAGGGAGCACTGACAGCAACAAAGGTTCAAATGCTTTAGCAAATTTCCACGAAGAATTAGCTCTCAGCGAAGTAGAACCTTGGAGTGACGGACGCTTGACAATGATTCTTGCTCAGGCACAGAGGGTGAGACTCAATTTCAAATGGGGTACCTTTGTTGACAAACGCCGGTGATGTTAGATTGCTGAACAGGGAGAATATGACCAAGCGCTCGCGGTCTTGCTTGACATTGTAAACTTACATGGAATAACAATATTTCAGTACCACAGATGGGCAAGAACTGTATGGGCATTATTAGAGCGGCGAGCAACTTTGAAGTCAGTTGTTCATTCTCAACCGGAAACAATATGGTTGCTGACTGGAAAGGTAGCGGAAATCCTGATACTCTCTCTTATCTTTTATCTCTACAGCCTCCCAAACACTATTCCTCAAGGGTTGGGCCGGGGGGCCCTTTACGAGAGCATGGACATCCCAAACCTATTCCACTACCAATGGACGAGTACTATGAAGAAGTTAAGAACGATGGGAAATTTTCTAGACAAATATCTCTGCTTCAGGACTACGTCcgttcttccctttcaacgGCTACGAAACTTCAGCTTTCCTCTACACCATCTCATCTCGTTTTGTCACATGTTCTGTCCGCCGTCCAACTATCAAGTGAGCTCGGCATGTGGAGACTTTACAGGTTTGGAGTGGTAGTGCTCGCAGAAGTTATGCTCAGCATGGAAGCTGTACCTTTGAGCCAAAAGGCTATCCATGAAATTGAGAGCGTATGGTCACAGGTAAGTCTAATGAATTGTTCCTTGCGAGGAAGCAAGCTAACAGGTTATTAGCTTATTGCGTCAGGCGACTACGAGGCGCTGGCGAGAGGGGCGCTTGTCATGGCTAAAGGCTACATTGATCTTTCACTGGATAGTGGGTCCACTACTGAACATGGTCAGTGCCTTTACAACAGATCAACGAAAAAGCGGCTAACAGTCTCCCAGACTTGGCCAACGATCACCTTTTACAAGCTTTCACATACGCAAAACTTCTGGAATCCCGCTCGCTTGTCATGGAAATAACCTCTCTGCTTGCCCTCCTATCCGAATTGCGCATATCCGGGGGATTCTCAGACAGTGCCTACATTAGCGGCAGTAAAAAGAGCAGGGATGGTATGGTCACTGCCTATGAGAAAGCCCAGAAAGGCATAGATGAGGCATTCTCCAAAGGGGACATGATTGCAAGGGATGTAGCTGAAGTGGTCAAATGGGTTGGCGTGAGAGTTgctgaaggatggaaataATGTCATTGGAGTCACCATCAGTCTATGTGACACCCTCTACACTGGAGCGAATTTGCTGGACCCCGTTGCCATTATTAATACTTACTTCGTATGAGTaatgataataataataatactcCAGTCTCGGCCCTGTGACAAATGGGTCATGTTTCATCGTGTACATCATACTTGTTCATGATCTATTGTCTATAGGAGTACGAAATGCCAGCGGTATTTGAGAACAGAGTTTGATTGTCAGTCTCCCTCCTTGTTCCGTCTGCGTTACTTGCTACAAGTCGAACAACGAAGAAGGGGGCCGGGAGCGGAGTTGGTGGTTGGTTATTCAACCCTCGGAATTCAGGTCCATTATGTAAAGGAAAGTTGAAAA from Cryptococcus deuterogattii R265 chromosome 11, complete sequence includes the following:
- a CDS encoding mRNA cap guanine-N7 methyltransferase (genome sequence mistake) encodes the protein MVYDPIRDCDVPSPTPAVRRSSSLRGLLNDAPAPVPIHEDAESHRPTLSNILNDAPRHRSMLPPQQPIHPELARSPSMSLSPRSQNHSLPYAGSRPGSAAGSAHPFGHDPRQGTLSPVLSARHMSEDHPRPTSSSSASGRRYTEPVVHTPVAAGHFSSSAYRPRQTSTPGHPSSSYAPRFTPQPTTTPSSPATSQHTPYTPYHSAPSRTIPYIPHRQSAPSSVLRPIYPDEIARLRQLAHTNNPLRRKPARVPEHTPVPRRSLPSENDHSYFPPQATHHTQQHQQQQQWDDRRPSAPPSDISHRGPTPSSTPGAPHSSYSQYPPNWEAQTPGSNGNGNGNGNVNEDKSGRLGKRRARDEEEDGDDERNKKVVSGPVAGQVYSKKVAAVAEHYNARPEVGVERREFSPIIGLKKFNNWIKSVLIGKFAHRPRGKVLDVGCGKGGDLNKWKQARIGLYVGLDVADQSVQQAADRYRRMPRPGFDAFFYAHDCFSNPLSDVLSPELQIKDLYDNVTMQFCMHYAFENAAKARMMIENVSRYLRRGGSLSEQSLMLNYS